Sequence from the Apium graveolens cultivar Ventura unplaced genomic scaffold, ASM990537v1 ctg3762, whole genome shotgun sequence genome:
CTGTAATATGAGGTTCAATTTTGAATAATAAagcatgaaatattttatttagttttctTGCCCCATAGCAAATATTGAATCGTTGGTTGTTGAGAAGAATacaataaattttttaataaaaaatgtgCAAGGTAGATTTCTCAGGAATAAACAAATTAATATTTGCTCGGATTTTCTATTGAAATTTAACTCTATAGCTAATAATCTTGTAAGGAAGGGGATGAAAAGACTATAATCATAAGTAATTGATTCTGATGTCAGTGTGTGTTGACACACAATAGATGGATCAAGATCAGCTAGTTGTTATTTTTCACGTAACAGGTGAAAGAAAACATCTTTTTACATGATAGAAAATAATAATCTCTTTCAATTTTTTCACTCCCCAAAAAGCCTCATATGTGGCAGTTCATCATCATTAGATTTCCTGGTCTTTGTAAAATTAACCTTTTTTAATCGTCAGGTTATAGTATTCGTTCATCATTTACGTGCTTGCACTAGATGTAACTCTCACCTCAAGTTACTATCTATCTTTTCACCATAATTTTGATCTTTCTATCATGCTTTTAAACAACTTATAGGTGGCTCGTGTTATGAGAGTAGTTAAAATCAGTATTCATGGCATAGTTAATGAGATCATGCACCCAAATGGTAAAATCAACATCATTGAACTTGTAGCTCGAACTCATGTCGCTGAATACTTATGGGGTATAATTGGTCCTCTAAGTATTTTGGAGGTTTCCAGTCGCAAGTTTGGAAATTCATTTTACAATGAAGCAAGCTAACACTCACATTGATACAGACAACATTCAAGCTTTCTGTTGAACATCAAGAgatgtgtgtgtgtttattattatgagagagagatgagagagagagatgtCGAAAATACTAAttgtattattattttatctgaAGTCCATACAATGGTATATGTACTGAAAGAATGTACAGGGCGGGAAAAGGTGTTACGACTAACTAACTGATGCCAAAAGAggggtaacaggataaatagtaAAACTAAACTATTATTTACAAAGAGTGATGTCATTATATACAAAGTAATATGTCCAACACCCTCCTCCTCAAGTTGGAGGTGGAGTGAACACCCAACTTGTGAATGATAGAGCTGTGTTGATGTCCGGTAAGAGGCTTTGTGAGCACATCTGCTAGTTGCAGGGAAGTTGGGACATATGATAGTGAAATGAGACCTCCAAGAAGTTTTTCCCGTATAAAATGGCACTCAATATCGATGTGTTTCGTTCGTTCATGGAACACAGGATTTTTGGCTATATAAATTGCAGCTTGACTATCACATTGACAGAAATAGGCAAAATATCAGGTACATCTAGTTCATGTAATAACTGAGATAACCAAGCAAGTTCAGCAGTAATTCGTCTAAGAGATCTATACTCGGCCTCTGCAGAAGACAAGGAAATTGTATGCTGCTTCTTTGATTTCTAAGAGACTAGACTACCCCCAACTAAAACAACATAACCACTGACAGATTTTCTAGTATGAGAGCAGGAAGCCCAATCAGCATCACAATATGCTTCCAATTGAATATTAGAAGATTTATTAAAAAACAAACCATGAGAAGGATTAGCACTTAGATATCGGAGAACATGTAATGCAGCATGCCAATGAGGGAGCCTTGGTGTAGCCATAAATTGGCTTAAGTGTTGTACTGAGAAGGCCAAATCTGGGCGAGTGTTAGTGAGAAAATTTAACTTTCCCACTAATTTTCTATATAAAGCAGCATCTGAGAATAAGTCACCTTCAGTTGGAGATAATTTGACTAATAAGTCAAGTGGACTAACCACGGGAGGACTGTTCAAGTGACCAAATTCTGTAAGAAGATCAGTAGCAAATTTTTGTTGAGAGACAACCATCCCATCAGGAACATTTGAAAATTCTAAACCGAGAAAGTAATGAAGAGACCCCAGATCTTTGATCTTGAAAGTAGAGTCCAAATATGACTTGATGTGAGAGATTTCAATGTCATCATTCCCAACAACcattatatcatctacataaacaACCATATAAACAACAGAGTTACCAGACTTTTTGTAAAAGAGTGAATAATTATTTTGAGAAGATTGATAGCCTTGAGAAATTAAAGCAGTACTAAGCTTTGAAAACCAGTTTCTAGAGGCCTGTTTGAGGCCATATAATGACTTTAAGAGTTTACAGACCAAAGTAGGATCAGAAAGGAAAAAACCAGGGGGTGGTTTCATATAAACATCTTCATGGAGATTTCCATGAAGAAAAGCATTGTTAACGTCAAGTTGATACATTTTCCATCCTTTCTTAACAGCAACTGCTACTAGGCTCCTTATGGTGGTCATTTTGActacaggagaaaaagtttcaaaTAGTCTATACCCTCTTTTTGGGTAAAACCTTTAACTACAAGCCTAGCTTTGTATCTCTCAATAGAACCATCTGCATGATGCTTAActttaaaaacccatttgcaacTAATGGCCTTTTTGCCAGGAGGAAGAGGAACTAAGGACCATGTATTGTTAGCTTCCAAGGCAGAAAATTCTTTTGCTACAGCCTGTTGCCACTCTGGAAAATTTAAATGCTTCTTCATAAGACTGTGGCTCAGCAGGAGGTAAAGATAGAAAACCACTGTTACAACAAATGGACTGAACAGGAGAGGATGTGTGAGATATACATAAAGATGTGATTGTGTTATCACAGGAGGTTTCACAAGTATTAGCTTTGCAAGATGATGGAAAAGAATGCACATAATCTTTGAGATAGGTAGGGAGTTGATGAACTCTGGTAGATTTTCTAACAAGAGGAGGTGTGAAATGATTTTGAGGTGAAGTATCAGTATTATCAGAAAAATCAATATTGGGTATAGAACTTTGTGAAATGTGAGTAAAATTGTTATGTATGAGAGACATTGGAGATGTAGAATCATGGTGTGGCAGAAGAATATCTTGTGGAAATTCTGTATCAGGGACAGGTTGCGGAAAGAATGTATGAGATACATTTTTAACAAAAGGAAAAATCTTTTCGTGGAATATGACATCTCTGGTAAAGTAAATTTGTTTACTATGAAGATCTAGAACTTTGTAAGCCTTTTTACCATAGGGATATCCAAGAAAAACACAAGCACTAGCTCTAGGAGTAAATTTATCCCTAAAAGGAGGTGGAATTGTTCTATAACAAAGGCAACCAAAAGGTTTTAAATGAGTAAATGTGGGTGATTTATCAAACAAAAGTTCATATGGAGATTTGCCATGTAGAACCTTGGAAGGAAATCTGTTAATCAGGTAGGTTGCAGTTAGGACACAATCACCCCAATAACAAAGTGGGAGATTAGACTGAAACAAAAGGGCTCTGGATGTTTCTAACAAATGTTTGTGCTTCCtctcaacaaccccattttgttgagggtTATAGACACAAGAAGTTTGATGCATAATGCCTTGAGAAAGAAGGTAGGCTTTTGCATCTAAAGAAGATCCTAATTCTAATGCATTATCAGTTCTAATGCATTGAACTTGGGACTTAAATTGGGTTTTAATCATTGACAATAAATATTTAATGAAGGTAAAAGCATTACTTTTACAACTGAGCAAGTGAGTCCATGTAGTTCTGGTATAATCATCAACCAAAGTGATAAAGTATTTGTACTTGTTATAAGTAGGTGTATGATAGGGACCCCAGAGATCAATATGAATTAACTGAAATTTAACAGTGGAATGAACAGAATTATGAGGAAAAAGCAATCTATGTTTCCTTGCCTTAGCACAGATATCACAAGCACTAAGAGTATCAATGTCAGATTAACTAGAATCATTATTACAGAGAGACAATTTCTTGAGTTTAGATAAGGGTAAATGACCCAATCTAGAGTGCCACAACAGGAGGTTCTTATTACAATTTGAACTAACATTCATACTAGAAAAAGAAGGAGTAGCAGCAAATATTGATGAAGAGGATAGAAGATAGAGTCCTTTGTAGAATCTACCAAGAGCCAGAGGGTTCTTCAGAGAAGAGCCCTGCAAATAGCATATAGCAGATGTGAAATTAACAGAACATTGCATTTGTTGTGTTAATTTGCTGATGGAAATAAGATTGTATTTGAAAGAAGGAACATAAAGCACATCATATAAGACAAGACCATTGGATTAAGATATATTTCCTATAGAGGAAATAATAATGTGTTGACCATTTGGCAAAGAGATTGTGGTATTGTGTGTTATGGGTTTTAAGGCAGTGAACAGATTTTTATTATAGCACATATGGTCAGTTGCACCACTGTCAATTATCCAATCATTTCCTTGAGAATCAGATAAGCAAGCAATTTGTGAGGAAGAAACAGAAACAGTACCAGCAAAGTTGGCAGCAGAGACTTGAGATTGATCAGATGACTGGGATTGTTGTGTTGCAGACTTCAGTAAATTCATAAATTGAGCACAGAGTTTTGGTGTTAGTCCAGGTGATGGTTTTGCTTCAACAACAGGGGCATTTTGAGTAGGAGAATCAGATCCTGGATTAGAGCTTTCAACAGAAGCAGCAAATTTCTTAGCCTTGGTAAATTTAAAATCAACTGGGAAACCATGTAATTTGTAGCACTTGTCAATGAGATGTCATGGTTTCTTGTAGTAGTTACAATGTAATGAACTCCTTTTCGCATCAGAAAACCCAGATTTAGGTCTGTTAAACTGATTTTGAGCTCGGGGAAAATTAACATTCAATGTAGCAGAATCAGGCAGCAATTGTCCAGAAGAGTGGATTTCTCTTTGAGCTTCCTCTTGGAGAAGTAGATTGTAAACATGTCCGAGAGAAGGTAGAGGTGATCTCATTAATATGGAACCTCTCATCATATTATAAGTGTCATTAAGACCCATGAGAAACTGTATGACTTTCTGATCCTGTTGAAATTCAGTAAGTTTCTTCGAAGCACCACATGTACAACCACAAGTGCAAAAAGGAACAGTGCAGAGTGAATCAATATCATCCCATAACATTTTGATTTTAGTGAAATAGGTAGCAACAGTAGAATTTCCTTGAGAAATCTCTGATAATTCTTTATGTAGTCCAAACAACTTAGCTCCATTAGAAGTGCCATATCGTTCTTCAAGTTCAAACCATATTTGATGAGCCGAAGTGGAGTAGATAACACTACGGCCAATAGATTTTGACAAAGCACCAAGGATCCATGATATAACCATATCATTACAACGAGTCCATCTCTTAAAGGTAGGATCATTAGGATCAGGTTTGGGAAAAGAGCCATCAACAAAACAAATCTTATTTCTCGCGGATAAAGCGATCAGAACAAAACGTTTCCAGTTGCTAAAACCATATCCGTCAAAGACGTCATTTATCAGTTTCATTCCAGGATTATCAGAAGAATGCAAAGTGAGAGGATTATCATGATCAAGATGAGTATGAGATTGAGTGAATCGATAAGGAGTAGATTGAGATTCAGTGTTGTTATGAGAGGTGGATGCCATATGAATTAATTGAGAAATCAGAACAAGATTCAAGTAAAAAATGGTTGAGTCATAAATACAAACACGTAGAGTGCAGTGAGATATGAGAACAGATTTATATGAGGAGACTAGAAACACTAACAATATACACGATCTCGGCAAGATTATGCAGAAATGAGAATCGATAAGAATAATCGATGAAAAAATGCAAAATTATGACCAGGATTACGAAGAACTACAAATCAATACGAGAAATTTACGAAAATTGCGTAAGATTTATCAAGAAAAGTAGGTAGAACAAGTAAACTAAGCTTGAGTTACTAGATTAGTATAGAATTGTGTATataagatgaagaaatgatcaacTTAACTGATGAACAAGATGAAGATCATGAAATGATGAATTATCGCCATTAACAATCATATGCGGAAGTAGACGAGAGAAAACAATCACAGTAATTCCATtactgctctgataccatgttgaaCATTAAGAgatgtgtgtgtgtttattattatgagagagagatgagagagagagatgtgGAAAATACTAACTGTATTATTATTTTAACTGAAGTCTATACAATGGTATATGTACTGAAAGAATATACAGGGCGGGAAAAGCTGTTACGACTAACTAACTGATGCCAAAAGAggggtaacaggataaatagtaAAACTAAACTATTATTTACAAAGAGTGATGTCATTATATATTAAGTAATATGTCCAACATTTCGATATCTTAAatgataaaatgaagaagttTTAGAAGTTGAGGGGCTAACAGAAGATGAAAAAATGTTACATACAGAACTCCATCGGGAGTTTGATGATGGATCACAACCATGCAGTTGTAGATCATATCTGTCTTTTCTATCAGGAATAGTGCCTCAATGTATCTTGCAGAGTATGGCTTTAATCAttcactacaccatagattgtTTATGTATGCATTTAGCAAGTGTCATTTGGCTAAGTTATGTATTTAATTACgtctttttaaaaaaattatttttgtaaaaaatacAAGTTTGCAACAAAAAATAACTAGATTCAATCTTATACAAATGTAATCAAAAGTAAAATTCAATTATTTTTTGAGAATGAAATTTCCTACCATGTGCCAATGTGCACACAATAAGATATTatgttatatttttttattaatcttTGTATCATTAATAATAATAGACCCAACGATATGCAAAAAAGTACGAGATTTTACGGTGTGTTCCTGAACTTGagataaaaaagaaaaaaaaatagaaaacgATGAATATTCGATTCTCTCCAAATTTTCTCGTGGAAAGAAaagtttgaatatatatatatataaatagaaTTTCTTCTCCAATCTTTAGCTTTTTTATCTTCTTTCCAAAAAATTCAATTGAGAACAAGTGattgaaaaaatatttttcaactttttttcttttctttccaaaaattatttttggaacgGAGTGGTAGAGGGGGAACAAAACACTTAAAAAAACAGGTCACATTAAATAATGAATAAAAAAAGACAAAAATACCTCATTTTTAGAGTTTGTGACAAGAATACCACTTTTACATATCACCCGTTTTATATGTATATTAGAAATGTGTGTCTCGTGTTCTcttatttcttttttattttttttacacATTTCTTAAATACGGGTATTTTTGAtcataaatattaaaaaaatgatattttattacAATTTCTAAAAAAAGAGGTATTTTTTGCTTTCACCCTTGAATTAAAAAAACTGTTCCCGAGTAGGTGTTTTGCCGAAGTGGGTAAAAAGGGCCTTGCTTATTGATGGGGAGACTTATTATGTACAAGAGAAACTTTAGTAGGCGTGTTTAGATTTCTGTGTTCTAACCATTGGTAACTTTTCTAATCATTCGTTTCCAAATTTTGTACGTACGTATATTTAATGAAATTCTAGTATATTTTTGTATGAAATCTCATTTCAATTCCTTTATCCGGATGTAATCCCCTTGTTAGGGCATATTTGATGACCTCCGATTAACTGGCTTATAGATTTATAAGCCcgtaaatatttataaatgagtGTTTGTTTATccaattataaatttaatttataagatgataagttaaatattagtaacgacgtactttttttTCACCTTATTTTGTATTTTCATTTTTTATAAACTTTAactttaaaatatatattttgaaatgtcaatataatttaaaatttatgaattaaaataataaaatttaaaaattatttaattttgtttatttaagtaaaaaaatttgacttataagtaaatttatccaaatatttatacaatttaTAAGTATTTATCTAATTACcaattattcattttaaattataagttacttattttaatgTCATATTATTTTTCTTGAATGCCATGAGTGAGTTTGTAGAACTTGGGCTGGGATGCCGATGGTCCTCTTGAGTACTCCCACAATCCCATTTATTTCTATATACTTTCCCTTTTTAGATGTTCAattcaattctatacatttcaaATTTATGAAAAACagtaaaaatttaataatataaaaatcaacCACATCCACTACTTTCTCCCACTACACTcactttattcatttaatattaattgatccCACCACTTTACCCAACTTTATACCTTTTCtcaataaattataatttttctttctccctcaTCCCACTACCTTATCAAAACTAACACTATTTTAATAAATTTCTTGTCCTTCGTATCCAAATCATTTGTATAAAAATGGTTGAGACGGAGGTAGTAGTATTTACCGCGGATAATTCAATTTTGGGGAAACCCACCCATATTTATCATCTTTTACTCTTATACAAAATGCGTCACAAAATCCACATGAAACTCGGAACTGTTTTGGAACTATATATTACTGAATATATAAACTTgaatattaaaaaaaatgttGTTAAGTAGTAGTAGTACATTAGTAGTGTAATTATCTATTGTATTTAATATATCACCTTAAACTTTATTGGTATACCACTCACCGAAGAAAAATATCTCGACATCTTGAATTCAGCCTAAACAGTATTGTTAGTATTAAGATATTCACACATAAAAATATCTCCACTGAGATTTGAATCCTTACCCTCATGTTACCCTTCAAAATCAAGAGGTAATTTATCAAGTTACAATAGTAGGGATAACTTAAGACCTTTGGTTGTTGTAGTGGTTCAAGCTTGGCAACGAAAGATCCTTTTTACAGATTTTATTTTGATAGTTTATAGACGATTGGCGTCTTTGTCATGGGTTGGGAACTCCTTCATTGCTCACTTATTACATGTAGGTAGAGCCGGCCAAACGAGCGGTTTGGATCGGCCCGCTCGCTATTCGGCTCGCCAGAAATTTGTACAATTCGCCTCGAGATGTGCCGAGTCACTATTCGGATCGACTCGGTAATTAAAACGAACCGAGCACGAATTAACAATCTGAAAACCGTAACCGGCCCGTAACCGGACCGGCCCGGCACGCCTTAACCGTCAACGAATTTGCAAGCACGAACCGGCACGGCTCGAACCGGCACGGCTCGCATAGTATCACCTTGTCTGCAAACTCAGAATCTTTCCTCCTAGCACAAGCTAAAGTCCAAGTGTTTTGACAAAAGCTAGTGACTTCAGCAATAATCAAAAGCACAAGCACAGCATAAGCCCCATGAAAAACAACAAATCTACAAGTCATAAATACAAACAATGTGGCTAAATGATGGGCAATAAAAAGAATATCACTTGGGTAAAACAGTAAATAATGAATGAGGTCCATCAAAAAATAAGCAATACTGTAATCAAGAACAAGGGTCTGGAAAGTAGTGTTGGTTGAAGCAAACCCACGATTTTGATCGGAAAGTAAGGCTTTTCCGGCGAGAAAAACGGCCGGAGAGCCATGAAAGTAGGAGATTAAGCAGCTTGCAGCTTCGGGTCGGAGCTTGGAGGTCCAGTTATTGAAAATGAGGAAGTGGGCTAGGAGATATATTGTGAGATAGAATGAAAAGAAGACAAGGAGATCTGGGAGCGGCCGTCAACGAATTTGCAAGCACGAACCGGCACGGCTCGCATTCGCCTAACTCGCCTAACTCGGGAAACTCGCCTAATTCGCGAGCCGATCCCGGGTTATCACTTTATCAAACCGGCAcgactcggctcggctcgttcaATTCTACGTGCCGTTCACGAGTTACTGGCTAATTGATTCGGCTCGCCTGAAACTCGGCACGGCCCGGACGGCCCGACCGTCTGGCCACCTCTACATGTAGGACATAATTTGAAAAACAAAGTGCACCTTCTATCTAAACCATATAGTCTGTAGTTCATGTAGTTTGTAGTTCGTGAACTTTTACTCAATTCATTGGAAATCACATAGTATTTACGAGCTCTTGCGGTTTAAAAATCGGTTTTTCCTTTTCATTATCTAGTTTGGagtttaaaatatataaaaaatcaTTAATAGTATAATTATACTGAAATTATAACAAGAAGATGAAAGTTAATGTACTCTATTTTTGTAGAAGTCTAAGTTTTGTTGGCTCATAGTTCAAAAGATTTCATAGAATTACTGTTCAGCTTCCTTACCATCCATTTAGGTAGAGTCTTTAGTCTGTTGACTAAAGATCATAAGTCAACCTTAAGTACTGAAAATATACATAGAAGTCTATCAGAGTTGAATGTAGATGGACGATGGATACTTAAAATCACAGGAACCGAAAGATATGTTACTTAATCCTAAATTGTTCATGAACTAACTCTGTGTTAGAAATTCAAGGTTTCCTGTCTTTACGTAAATAGAACCCGAGAATTATTATAGACAATAATATGAACAAATTAATAATAATCATTAATATAGACAATAATATGAACAAATTAATAATAATCAAGAAATATGAACACCAAGATTTATACATGAAAAACCCCCTTAAGATAAAGAGGTAAAAATCACGGTACCAACTCCAAATGTTTTCACTATAATGATAATAATGCTTACAATATTCTCTCTCAAGTTTACGAAGTAACACTTGAGGTACAACCGAATATTAATACAAAAATTCCATATTCCTTCAGTACTGATAACCTGGAGAACTCCTCTTGTTGCAGCCGCAACACCTGGACGAATTCCTACGACTGTAGACCCTGAAGGTTACAGCCCGATCAATACTCATACTAACTCATCCGaaatgaaagaagaaagaagcacGAGGCCCCCCTATTCTAACCTGCCTGAAATTACCGCAAGGCAAATTTTCTACTAGACGGACTATCTAGCTGCTATACACTTAAGAAGTGAGGTAGAGAAGAGAGTAAGGTGCATTTTGTGAAGTGGGGTGATGACGGTATTTATAGGAAGAGCCAATGGCACAATGGGGTAATTAAGCGGTAAAGGTAAAGTAGGGATAGATAGATAAGAGGAAGGTGGGATTAGATGAAGTAGTGTGTTTGAAAAATTTTATGTACAACTAACACTATGTTCCAATCATATATTTTCTCTCTCGAGGAAGTAAAGGTTGCACATATATTGTAGTGGGAAAAAAATATTTGACAGTTATGCAAAAGGGCATAATGAAATATCCAGAACAGAAGAGTTCACTTAACAAGCCAGGGTCTGAGAGATCATTGAAGAAGGCAAAGGTAGAGAATTAAAGAACCGTTTTAGAATGAAACTAGATAATTCATATTGCATCTTTAGTCTAAAAAATTTACGAGGCTAATTACTATCTATCGAGTTTCTGCAAAAAAAAAAACAGCACAGGAAATATCTATATGCCTTGATTAAGATATCGTTAGCATTAGCAAAATGTTTTTCTAGTGCAAGAAATTGGCAACATTTGATTAAAGAATGATTATAAGGTGTTTTAATCTGTTGGTTTGTTGTATTGTGTTTATTTGAGGGGTATTATGTATCAAATGACGAGTTATCAACTTGCTTTCTTGAACAATGAAGTTTACCAAGTAGTAACAGACAATAGGAGTTGCGTATATCTTCATATTTATGTATGTTTGTGTTAGCTTGTTCAATAGTCTGTCTTCGGAATACTATTTGTTCATGCAATCCAgttttattaataaatttatgattctgttttt
This genomic interval carries:
- the LOC141701350 gene encoding TLC domain-containing protein At5g14285-like, whose protein sequence is MRTKGGVMVYKGWSYGGRRRTENSLIPLLSSIPNLLVFFSFYLTIYLLAHFLIFNNWTSKLRPEAASCLISYFHGSPAVFLAGKALLSDQNRGFASTNTTFQTLVLDYSIAYFLMDLIHYLLFYPSDILFIAHHLATLFVFMTCRFVVFHGAYAVLVLLIIAEVTSFCQNTWTLACARRKDSEFADKVILCEPCRFEPCRFVLANSLTVKACRAGPVTGRLRFSDC